The Vanessa cardui chromosome 27, ilVanCard2.1, whole genome shotgun sequence region gtcgagatggctcagtagtaagaacgcgtgcatcttaaccgatgattgtgggttcaaacccagacaagcaccgctgtttcatgtgcttaatttgtctttataattcatctcgtgctcagtggtgaaggaaaacatcctgaggaaacctgcatgcgacaaatttcatagaaattctgccacatgtgcattccaccaacccgcattggaacagcgtggtggaataagttccaaactttctcctcaaaagggagaggaggcctttagcccagcagtgggaatttaaaggctgttgttgttgttgtatgtaatatatttatctgtgCTATATACATCCCTACCTTTTTAACTTCTGTTTCTTTTGTATTTGTCTTGtactaaaaaaatctataaattcatTAAGAGTACTGCGTCTACAAGGAAcactttaaaagaaaaacaatgtcTTCAAAAACcccatttattttatacaataacaaaaaactgTTAATGATTTTCGTTACAAACCTCCGTCACTTAGAGCCGTTAGTCTATACAATATTATCTTACGATCAAAGATTTTATGATAAACCGAAACCTTATAATCCAAAATgcctttgataaaaaaaaattaggttatCCACCtatatcacataatatattatctgtaaccGAACTTTATattgtgattattattaaaaaaaaaagcaatagtcTTTTACGACCAAGTAATAGCAACACCAGCCGTAAATAACCATGTGCCACACGTAGGGTAcagcatttatatttatgaaaatttgcgattatattattgatatttattattataaaacgtgtGATTACAGGTgacgaaaaattaataatggtaTGGAAACTAGGTAAccgaaaattttatttgataatatatgcaaatatcgTCTAGGTAAAAAAATTGAGAATTAATTGATAAAGTAGGTAACGTTTTtgtaattatagataaaaaaccACTTATATTTTGTCAATCTTTATCTTGAAGTGACATAACTTTGACAGTCATTTTTACGTATAgtaacgacacaacttagatgtaggtCAACTTAGGTTATACGAATtacgccgatgctacatctaagttgtgtcgtactataaatactttttaatttatcataataatcaCAATATAAAATCTGATCACTATTTACTCCaactaaatgataaaatatgacaacttattcattaattaataaaaaaaaaacaggtaacaatattaaaataaaaattaaattgttcacATTAAAACATTGACTTTCAATATTTCAAAACGTAATTCTAATCGCACATCAGAACTAACGATAGTTTaagtatataacatacatatataatatataataaacggcAGAACTATTCTGTGAGAACAAATTCGTAACTCACTCTAGAAAACGATAGTGGAATATCAGACAGTGAAAAACTTTATCGACtccaataattatatcattaacaGAATATACAAATTAACATAGCGTTCACATGTGACTTACAAGAGTTCTATCATAACACTTCAAAATcatatagtaataaaacataGTCAAAATTTATGTTACGCAAGTAACATtggttgtttaaattatttttatcttattagtGTTGTAACATGTGTCATATTACTTTAATCAAATCTGTTAACtaaggaattaaaaaaattatgaaggGAATagacaatgatgttctagtaaacagatatgtcattaacgcgcaaaaagtcaagactagaaaacgtcctaattgggacgtttgtctttagtcgttttcatcataattatgtagtaatacgttttgcgtaattaaaacatctagttatcccttttacttattgttattatcaagctttcctttttacttgtaacgaaatttaaaataaacagtctCCGGCGCGGCTCACTTTTTTCAggtgtttagtatggatataacatatctgtttattagaatatcattgggaaTAGACtacataatttctataaaaaaaattgtaagaaaattaaaaagtatgctTCTCAGGACTGCCAGAAGTGATAACTTAATCTATCCCAAATGAGTTGAATTAAGTGAGAAAATAGGAGCCTGCCTGCCTACCGATGCTGTATGTGTAGGAGAATGGTAAGACAGACAGATTGGTGCTGTCATGTTCCCATATGAGGTTATCACTTCAAAATAAGTAGTAAGTAGTAACCGATGGTAAGTCTGTCAGGACTATTTTCTAGAcactaataatatgtttattttatacaaaaaataaaaataactgtcaTATTAGTAATTCCATAATATGTGCTTTacgcatatttatttttacacaattgtatttcaaatataaaactcATTGAAGACAATATTTCAGTCAAATCCATTACATTTGGGTGATGAAATTTcataaacgaaaaatatatatattatatttatttgaacaaaattatttacataaagtatttcataataatattggacattttattattaaaaccaaTAGTCTTTTCCTTACATTCATAAAAATGCAATAAGATCGACAATCATGAAAAATAGTGTAGCAACACTTAATTAtttcagacaaaaaaaaatgtaaagacaAAATTTCTAGCATTTATTACAATACATCCTAAACATTCAAACATTCAACTAcacttttaaaagataaataaatattaaataccgaaaaaattgatacatataaaattacacaaatccccaaaaataaacaattcatgTATAATGTTACCCAATTCTAACAAAATCCctttaattttgctttaaaaaaacttgaaaaagAAGCTTGTGTTGCTACAacagaaaaatacatttaagtcatataaaaactatttgtgTAAAAAATCACAATTTGTCGAATATCCAACGCACAACGTCTACATAACACGCACCTAATATTGGTAGTACCTGTtggaacaaaatataattattattgaaactagcagagcagagatggcccagtggttagaacgcgtgcatcttaaccgataattgcgggttcaagccaagcaccgctgtttcaagtgcttaatttgtctttataattcatttcgtgctcagcggtgaaggaaaacatcgtgaggaaacctgcgtgtgacaaatttcatagaaattctgccacatgtgtattccaccaacacgcattggaacagcgtggtggaatatgttccaaaccttctcctcaaagggagaggaggcctttagcccagcagtgggaatttacaggctgttgttgttattaaaaccAGAATCAATGTGTTTTGTACGTCCTAAGTTTATTTAGAGGAGCAGAGTTGAGCGTTTCTCTTTAATTCAGATCTATAATATTTAGTGTATTAGTATTACATGGCCATAAGGCTCAGTAGAAGGCACCTCCCACTTTGAAAGTTGGGTGAACGAGTCAGTTCAAgaaacataacatcatagttcccaagattggtggcgcattagtgaTTTAAGGGATGATTAATCGCTGGTATACCTATCCTTTTTGTTCTTCTCGCTAAAAAACATGTTACTTGTTTTCTTCATATgaagagggggggggggggggggtgactCGTCGGTGTATGACGTCAGACCAGGAAGCCTGGTACGCCTTAGTAAATCTACTAGGGTTCTACTAGGGTTCTACTAGGGTTGGATGGAAACGTTACGCATGGTACTATAACGCAGTCTATATAATAATGTCTGGAACTCTgtctaattaaaacaattcgacGACGTCCGTGATCGAATAGAGTaagcaccggttttcatgggtatggcaattcgagatcccgggttcgattcccagtcgAATACATGAAGAAAAGatttttagttttctatgttgtccataacacaagtgctacagctacttacattgggatcagagtaatgataTCTTTAATGGGATAGATTATAAAGACTCACATTCAGGTTAAGTGTTCCTGCGCTGCAGTCGGGAAGCGATGCGATACGCGACGAAAGGCCACACAGCGATGAGGATCAGCGTGGGTGCACTCAGCTCCTGCCACGGCCACCGCCAGCCGCGGGAAACTtgctgaaaacaaaaaaaaaacaaaaaatataataaaaaagaaacagcctgtatatGTAACCTTCTTGGTTGAAAACCTCTTCCCTCCTATTGAAGTTTTGAGagcgttgtggaatattttttttatggtataggttggcggacgagcatatgggccacctgatggtaagtggtcaccagcacccatagacaatgacgctgtaagaaatattaactattccttaaatcgtcaatgtgccaccaaccttgggaactaagatgttatgtcccttgtgcctgtagttacactggctcactcacttttcaaaccggaacacaacaatactgaatagtGTTatctggcggtagaataactgatgaatgggtggtacctacccagacgggcttgcacaaagccctaccaccaagtaatttgtCTAGAATATTCCAATCGCAaacgcacatgtggcataatttctataatttattacttttttttaatgtcatactTTATTGTTAAGTTGTCAGCACTGTTCAAACTACATGCCTAGTGTCAGACACAGATAAATTGGTCAATATCATTCCTTAAAGTCCAAActatcatacaaaatttcatcgaaatagtTTCAGcaatttgagtcgagatggcccagtggttagaacgcgtgcatctcaaccgatgattgctggttcaaacccaggcaagcaccgctgttttatgtgcttaatttgtgtttataattcatcttgtgctcggcggtgaaggaaaacatcgtgaggaaacctgcatgtgacaaatttcatagaaattctgccacatgggtattccaccaacccgcattggaacaaaaatgaaatgaaatatgttccaaaccttctcctcaaagggagaggaggcctttagcccagcggtgggaatttacaggctgttgttgttgttgaagcatacatagagatagacagcggtaagcgactttgttttataccatataATGATGTTATAGTACAATAATTGGCACGATATGACGTAATTATGAAGAGTAATCAAAGCGCTCTCACGTCTAATATCCTCCTGTCGCCTTCCACTGCTTTCCTGAGAGCGGCCACGTCCGCCTCTAGTCTCGCCAGCACGCCTGGCAACTGTTCCAATACCTTCAGATCTGGAAGACCAAAACACAAGGCCATATTATACAgtgtattcatttattacaattcatatatatataaatatatatatacatcaataGGAGCCATGTTCTTTATTATGCTttgcaaaatatatacaatttttatatgtatgtgatacATTTTCGTACACTTAAGAGATCTAACAGATCTTATAAAGTCATAAGTCAATAGATTCTCTAAATGTTGGAAGAATCAGGTCCCTTTAACTGAGAGGCCCAAGTCACCCTTACCTACCTACTTAACGCCATATGTGTTAAGCGTGTATAtcactttattgttatatattgacGGTGCATTCATAAAATGGTTTACATATATTTCAGAATCCATAGTTATTCTTAAACAATACATACATTGTCTAACTTTGTACTGTTTCTTAagagtgagtgtgtgtgtgagagagagagagagagagagagagagagagagagagagagagagagagagagaacaTCAAATGGGATACCTAATCTTGATCACTTAGGTTTaggtttaaagattatttattctcataaaaacaattacatcaCTTACACGAgaacataattgaaaaaaaaacaaacaatttacagACATTCGTTGTCgtacttacatttattatttttggaaataacatacaaatcattaaataatacataaacaaaaaatcacCTCGTTTTGCAAATACCATTACTCCTTTTACATAGTCAGACAGATGTGTTTGCAATAATGTAATGAGACAGTTTCTTTCTAAATTTATCTAgcgaatcaatattttttatgactgaGGGTATCTCGTTATAAAGTCGCGCACCGTCATATGTTATTGCGGTTTGACCGAACTTTGTGCGAGTTTTAGGTAAAACAATGAGACTTTATCGAGTGCAGGGGCGCCCAATCTTTTTGTTGCTATTAAATTGTAGTTCGGTATGGACATTTTTATGAATAGTTTTACGTATGAAAATGCAGGttctgtaattatataattgttttatgctCATTAATTTCGTGTCGCGGTAAAGATGTTTGAAATTTCACTTCCGCGGTACACACAGCTCCTTCGTCAGTAGAACCTAACTAGTCTAAAATTATCTTCTAAAGCAGTTAATATACTCTACAGGAATAACATAAGCTCCTAAAGTAAATCTCAAACTACTCACGTGTAAGTTGAGAAGTTATCTGATACGCGTGGCCGTTGCTGAGTCGAGGGGGGCTCTGCGTTCGGACGGGTTCGATCTCGTTctatagaaataataactattattagtttaaataaaactaattataacggatgaatcgcgtatattaattatttttaaacatcccgacgtttcggtcccggtctacccgtgaccacgaacactgcaaagtgctcgaaacgtcgggatgtttaaaaataattaatatacgcgattcatccgttataattagttttatttaaatgtgtaataatcgcgaaaatttaagacaaaactaTTATTAGGTTGACATATTATTTGCCTGTTTTATCGGAGGAGTATTAcaggtaaataattaatttatatgatgcTCTGCTATATGCTTTACAAAAAGTTACAGGTAAACAaaagttacattaatttatatgatgCTCTGCTAAATGCTTTCcaaaaaattattgattaatatatcagTATAGAGTAATACAAGTATGGATATCCTTTAATAAGACTATATAATAAActgaaattataacataataaagtattttaatggaACGACTCAACGTTCTCATCTCGGGACATAGGCCAAAGCTGTCCAAAGTTCAGAACGGTTCTAGCCCAAGACGTATTTTTTGATTTAgcgtaaatacaaatattacaaagataTCGATACTTTTGAAGACAACTTTTCGACTATCAGTCGAATTTGTCTAAATTAGGGAGTGCTTGTTCCAATTACTTTTTTCCAAAATTCACAAGtatgaaaaatagtatttttttggatatttttgaCAGCCCTGACTCCAGTTCTAAAGAGAATGTCGATGATGACAATATGCCGACAGATTCACAATACTCACGACGGTATCGTCGACGGTGTCGATGAACTCATCGTCGGAGTCGTGCCGCACGCGCGGTTGGCTCGCGTCTTGCGTGGGGGACGACGCGCCACTCACTGAACGGGAATCTGagaaacaataattatgaaatagctttatttattccacAGACATAAATTGTGACCcataaatttagtaaattaaactattttaatttcatttcgtattttaatttcatttagttCTTGGCTTGGTCTTTGACAGACGTCATCCAGTCCCTTCCTGTGTAGGCCACAATCCTGCTACCGAGCGAACAGGCGACCTCTCCTTCTAGCTCTAGCTTCGTTCCATCTCGTGATGTTGATAGCCCAACGACTGTCGTCATATCTAGCCACGTGACCAGCCCACACAAGAAACGATACACCGTCATAATACATTGACAAAACTAATGTATTAAGATTTGTCCTCGCTATTTCAGCTAAAATCCTCTGAAAACCCAACCAGACCTTGATCTGTCAGGAATTTCagttttatagttatattttattaggtatattatatgttaccGAT contains the following coding sequences:
- the LOC124541212 gene encoding acyl-CoA-binding domain-containing protein 5, with protein sequence MSLEEKFHAAVNVIKSLPKSGSYQPSNDIMLKFYSYYKQALEGPCNKDKPGFWDVVNRAKWEAWKKLGDMSSEEAMQLYVNELHKIVETMSYNRDVASFLLVSDEEEGFPSADLQLVAGDILARCRNDSLENSPVYSRSVSGASSPTQDASQPRVRHDSDDEFIDTVDDTVNEIEPVRTQSPPRLSNGHAYQITSQLTHLKVLEQLPGVLARLEADVAALRKAVEGDRRILDQVSRGWRWPWQELSAPTLILIAVWPFVAYRIASRLQRRNT